In a single window of the Aphis gossypii isolate Hap1 unplaced genomic scaffold, ASM2018417v2 Contig00279_ERROPOS119640, whole genome shotgun sequence genome:
- the LOC126553602 gene encoding uncharacterized protein LOC126553602 — MDGTFKTVPTLFRQLYTIHALVGTGENAKVLPLVYALMTSKTEECYTRLFENLNDFAAENELDLNPQFILTDFEQAAINASKREYPDSNCIGCLFHLGQSVWRQIQANSLSKKYGEDEEFSLKLRQIIALAFLPPTEIPGAFDELKSTIPEEASEIVQWFENNYVHGRIRRVMRGGNVSRTAPLFPPKFWSVFERMELGIPRTQNRVEGWHRRFETIVGKCHVGIYTIIDEIKKEQIQIERRTEDIIRGRAHTPTRREYAEREKRISIIINDRGNRSNLSFLRGIAHNIKL; from the coding sequence ATGGACGGTACTTTTAAAACTGTTCCGACACTTTTTCgacaattatatacaatccATGCTTTAGTAGGAACAGGAGAAAATGCAAAAGTATTGCCTCTCGTGTATGCTTTAATGACTAGTAAAACAGAAGAATGTTATACTCgcctttttgaaaatttaaatgattttgcaGCCGAAAATGAATTAGATTTAAAccctcaatttattttaactgattTTGAGCAAGCGGCTATAAATGCTTCAAAACGTGAATATCCTGACTCTAATTGTATAGGTTGTCTTTTTCATTTAGGGCAAAGTGTATGGCGTCAAATTCAAGCAAATTctcttagtaaaaaatatggaGAAGATGAAGAATTTAGTTTGAAACTACGTCAAATTATTGCTCTTGCTTTTCTTCCACCCACCGAAATACCAGGTGCATTCGATGAACTGAAATCTACTATTCCCGAAGAAGCTTCTGAAATAGTGCAgtggtttgaaaataattatgtgcaTGGTAGAATTAGAAGGGTAATGAGAGGAGGTAATGTAAGTCGCACAGCTCCTTTATTTCCACCAAAATTTTGGTCCGTGTTTGAGCGAATGGAATTAGGAATTCCTAGAACTCAAAATCGAGTAGAAGGTTGGCACAGACGTTTTGAAACTATAGTTGGAAAATGTCATGTTGgtatttacacaattattgatgaaattaaaaaagagcAAATTCAAATTGAACGGAGAACCGAAGATATAATTCGTGGAAGGGCACATACTCCAACTCGCAGAGAATACGCTGAAAGAGAAAAacgtattagtataattataaatgacagAGGAAATCGATcaaatttatcatttctaAGGGGAATCGctcataacattaaattgtaa